A window of the Acetobacteraceae bacterium genome harbors these coding sequences:
- a CDS encoding LptF/LptG family permease, giving the protein MVTEKNISVNESKLLTRYLLSEIFRPFAGVLGIASALFCSYGAAEFLQDAANGMLAANMIGMIMLVKLIIALEVLAPVSLYLAIIMAFGKLYDGSELYVVPALRIAPAAVLKAALLAALMMGVIVAFISNVARPWAYIKLERLKLEATSGMDVGALIPGNFYTLDDGDRVIYLERKTVLGEEARGVYIFEKLGTSRIRVLASRKSFSVFNEDKIDKQMHGDWVQFQDAHMYEIGIFPHISDRIMEMRRGNRASVQEEPEEDPSGLPDFLEDSTWNLMTNPAGDRHRMVEAQWRCTTFVSTILLALLAVPLSRGNGPRQSKAGRLGIAIVIYFIYYMSYMTLRGWARSQTIPMFPGIWWGPIALALLTLILLLGYLADGSGISELKMVFGLSSFEKKFRKKS; this is encoded by the coding sequence ATTGTGACAGAGAAAAATATAAGCGTTAATGAAAGCAAATTGCTGACACGCTATCTCCTATCCGAAATTTTTCGGCCTTTTGCAGGTGTTTTAGGAATTGCCAGTGCGCTTTTTTGTAGTTATGGCGCCGCAGAGTTTTTACAAGATGCTGCAAATGGAATGTTGGCGGCCAATATGATCGGTATGATTATGTTGGTTAAATTGATCATTGCGCTCGAAGTGCTTGCGCCTGTCTCTCTTTATCTTGCGATTATTATGGCTTTTGGAAAGCTTTATGATGGAAGTGAGCTTTATGTTGTGCCAGCGCTCAGGATTGCCCCAGCTGCTGTTTTAAAAGCAGCGCTTTTAGCCGCTTTAATGATGGGGGTTATTGTTGCTTTTATTTCCAATGTTGCACGTCCATGGGCCTATATCAAATTAGAGCGGTTAAAATTGGAAGCAACCAGCGGTATGGATGTCGGCGCTTTAATTCCAGGCAACTTTTATACGCTTGACGATGGCGATAGGGTTATTTACCTCGAAAGAAAGACTGTCTTGGGAGAAGAAGCCAGAGGGGTTTATATTTTTGAAAAATTAGGGACAAGCCGTATTCGGGTTCTTGCGTCCCGTAAAAGTTTTTCGGTCTTTAATGAAGATAAAATTGATAAGCAAATGCATGGAGATTGGGTGCAGTTTCAGGATGCCCACATGTATGAAATTGGTATTTTTCCACATATCTCTGATCGTATTATGGAAATGCGGCGTGGTAATCGTGCTTCTGTTCAGGAAGAACCAGAAGAAGATCCTAGTGGTCTGCCAGACTTTTTAGAAGATTCTACTTGGAATCTCATGACCAATCCTGCTGGAGATCGGCATCGGATGGTGGAAGCGCAATGGCGTTGTACGACTTTCGTTTCAACTATTTTACTGGCTTTGTTGGCGGTGCCTTTGAGTCGAGGAAATGGGCCAAGGCAAAGTAAAGCCGGCAGGCTTGGAATTGCGATTGTCATCTATTTTATTTACTACATGTCTTACATGACGTTACGGGGATGGGCACGAAGTCAGACCATTCCAATGTTTCCAGGGATTTGGTGGGGGCCTATTGCGCTAGCTTTATTAACTTTAATATTGCTTTTGGGATATTTGGCAGATGGGTCTGGTATATCTGAATTGAAAATGGTCTTTGGCTTGAGTAGTTTTGAGAAGAAGTTTAGGAAAAAATCTTGA